TCTGCCTGGAAATGCACGCTGCATCCTTGCGCAGCTCGGGTGTGGCCAATGCCAAGATAGACAGCCTGCCAGGCTGGCGTGTCAGCGCGCATTTTGACGAACGCGAGCGTGCAGCCTTGGAATGGACGGAATCCGTGGTGGATATTGCTCACACCCATGCACCCGACGAGCACTTCGAGCCTTTGAAAGCGCATTTCAGTGATGCAGAAATTTCGGACCTGACCTTTGCAATTGCCTTGATGAGCGCCTTCAACCGCCTGGCTATCAGCATGCGCAAGTGAGCGTGAGTGATGATTCTGCAGCGGCAAGAAACAAGAACCCCGCACCAGAAGTCAATCTTCAGACGGAATAAGACCGTTCAGCTGCAACACTGAACGGTCGGCTTATTTGCCAACAATCCTGCCTTTACCGCAGGCCGTGCCGCAATCACATCAAGCGACCACTGAATTAGCCATGCAATAACCCCCGAAGCTTGGAATAATGTCCAAGTTCCGGGGGGGCAGTTCAGGGGTGGCTCCCCAATCTGCAGGAATGCGTTTACTTCAGATCGGCCTTCAGGGTTTCCAGGGCCCCTACGGCGCACGCTTCGTCCAGGTGGCCGCCAGGCGCACCGCCCACGCCGATGGCGCCTATCGTGTCATTGCCGACCTTGACCGGCACGCCGCCGCCCAGCAGCAAAAAGCCCTGGATATCACCCAGATTGGCGGCGCCAGCATTTTTCTGCGAACCCTCCAGCATGGCGCTGGTCAGGCTGCGAGCCGAAGCGGACGTGTAGGCCTTGTCGATGCTGGCATTAACCGTATGCGGACCGGCCTGGTCGGCACGCTGGAACGCACGCAGTACGCCGGCGCGGTCAACCACAGCCGCCGACACGTTGTAACCTTTGGCCGAACATTGCTTGGCGGTTTCGGCAGCCAGACGATTAGCCAGATCCAGGGAGATGTTTTTTTCGGTCAGCACACCCTGGGCCTGGGCGGCGCCAGCGGCGAACAACAACGCCATCAAAAGGGAAGAGCGCAACATAGCAGTAATCTCCATTTATCAGTTCCGACAACATTGTCGGCATGGAAAAACTATACTTGCGCCGCCCGAACGGGACTATTCGGACGCTTACCCTCGCCTCTACGTAGTTTTACGGAGAGGCACTCACCAAGCTGGCGTAATGCCGAATCAGGTGGGCCAGGTTATCGACCTGCAGTTTGGCAAACAAGTTTGCGCGATGCGTTTCAACCGTACGGGGCGACAGCGCCAACGCCCGACCAATCTCCTTATTGGTCAGGCCCTCGACAATCAGCGCCAGCACCTCGCGCTCACGCTCGGACAAACTGGTGTAACGCTCGCGCACCCACTGATCGGCCGCAAGCCGCTCGCGGCGATGCACATGCTGGCGCACAGCCTGCTGAACCGTATCCAGCAGCACATCGTCACTGACCGGCTTTTCCAGAAACTCGATAGCCCCCGCCTTGAAGGCGCGCCGACACATGTCCACTGTGCCGTGCCCGGTCAACAAAATGATGGGCTGATCCACGCCTTGCTCGACCAAGGTATCAAGCAAGGTCAATCCACTGATGCCGGGCATGCGCACATCCAGAATCAAGGCCCCGATAGACTGCCGATCGAAAGACTCCAGAAACTGTTGTGGGTCCGCCCAAGTCTGCACGCGTAACCCTACCGTGCTGATCAATAAGGACAGGCTTTGACGCACGGCGGCATCATCGTCCAGCAGATGGATCAAGGGCGACAGGCCAGAGCCATTTTCGGTCGGGTTCATGATGATTCTTCATCCACGAGTTGAAGTTCCAGCGCAAACACGGCTCCCCCCATGGGGTCGTTGAACGCCGTCAAGCCGCCACCCATGGCCTGAGCCAGTGACTCGCTCAGGCTCAGGCCCAGACCCAGGCCATCGGAACGCGTCGTGAAGAAGGGCTCGAACACACGATCCAGATGCTGCGGGTCGATTCCCGGACCGTTATCACGCACGGTCAATTCCACGCGCCCTGCTCGCAGCAGCACCTCCAGCCAGATACGCGGATTGCTGGTCCGGGCGGCGCCCAAAGCGGATACGGCATTATTGAGCAGATTATGGATGATTTGTCCGAGCGCCACGGGATCACCGACGACAACGACATCGTGTGGAGGAAGACGTTTTTCCAGGGTAATGCCCTGTCGCTCCAGCTCCGGCATCAACAAGTGCACAGACTCGCCCAGCACCTGCGTCAAGGACACCGGGCGGCACTGCTCAGCCAGACCGCTTTCACGCAAACTGTGCCGCAGACGCGTCAGGACGCTGGCCGCGCGCTTGATCTGTTCTACCGAATGCGTCATGGCCTCGCGCGCCGGCTCCAGGTCGGGGGGATCTTCCTGCAAGAGCCGCAGGCTGGCTTGTGTATTGGCCAGCACGGAGGTCAAAGGCTGATTCAATTCATGCGCCAGACCCGCAGCCATTTCGCCGAGCGCATTCAATCGGGCCACCTGACCGATACGCAGCAGCCCCTGAGCGCGCAAGGTCTGTTCACGTTGCTTGCGCACATAGATGACCAGCCCCACCAGCAGGGCGCTGGCCAGGGCGAACAAGGCTGCCTGCCCCCAAGGCAAGTCGGCATAGCTCACAACGCGACGCGTGTTGAATTGAAAGGGCTGGCTGGTGGAAGCCAGCGTCTTGCCCGACTGGAATACCACAGGCCCGGCATGGTCCAATCCTGGACTGATCACCCATTGTTGATCCTGCCACTCCAGCACCACACGCACTGGACTGCCATTACGCTGAAAAGGCCATTCGTCCCAGGCGATGGCGGCATTCAAATCCAGTTGCACGGCAAAGCTGGCCGGGTGCGCCGCCACCAGCAGAACATAGCGCCCCTGCGCCAGCCGCACATCCGTCAACACGGCACGCTCGGCCTCTAGAGACTGCAACTGCGCCTGCTGCCATTGAGGATTGGCCCACGCGGCATCGCTCTCTTGGCGATAAATCGCCATGACCTGAGGAAACATGGCTTCCAACGTTCCCAGACGCTCAATGCGCTGCACGGGCGGCTGCAACAGGGCGAGCATCTGCAAAATGGCGTCCTGCTGGGCCAAACGCTGGCCCAGCAGCCGGTAGGCTATATTGCTTTGCACCGTAAATGCTTCCTGCTGCCGCGCCAGTTCAGCGCGCGTCAACATGATGGCGCCAGTCAAAGACAGGCCGAGCC
This genomic window from Alcaligenes faecalis contains:
- a CDS encoding GlcG/HbpS family heme-binding protein, with the translated sequence MEITAMLRSSLLMALLFAAGAAQAQGVLTEKNISLDLANRLAAETAKQCSAKGYNVSAAVVDRAGVLRAFQRADQAGPHTVNASIDKAYTSASARSLTSAMLEGSQKNAGAANLGDIQGFLLLGGGVPVKVGNDTIGAIGVGGAPGGHLDEACAVGALETLKADLK
- a CDS encoding sensor histidine kinase, which encodes MLTRAELARQQEAFTVQSNIAYRLLGQRLAQQDAILQMLALLQPPVQRIERLGTLEAMFPQVMAIYRQESDAAWANPQWQQAQLQSLEAERAVLTDVRLAQGRYVLLVAAHPASFAVQLDLNAAIAWDEWPFQRNGSPVRVVLEWQDQQWVISPGLDHAGPVVFQSGKTLASTSQPFQFNTRRVVSYADLPWGQAALFALASALLVGLVIYVRKQREQTLRAQGLLRIGQVARLNALGEMAAGLAHELNQPLTSVLANTQASLRLLQEDPPDLEPAREAMTHSVEQIKRAASVLTRLRHSLRESGLAEQCRPVSLTQVLGESVHLLMPELERQGITLEKRLPPHDVVVVGDPVALGQIIHNLLNNAVSALGAARTSNPRIWLEVLLRAGRVELTVRDNGPGIDPQHLDRVFEPFFTTRSDGLGLGLSLSESLAQAMGGGLTAFNDPMGGAVFALELQLVDEESS
- a CDS encoding carboxymuconolactone decarboxylase family protein, with the translated sequence MSTLRLPYDTLSPKAYQGLLQTKLALDKSSLGKEFIELVNLRISQINGCSFCLEMHAASLRSSGVANAKIDSLPGWRVSAHFDERERAALEWTESVVDIAHTHAPDEHFEPLKAHFSDAEISDLTFAIALMSAFNRLAISMRK
- a CDS encoding response regulator transcription factor, encoding MNPTENGSGLSPLIHLLDDDAAVRQSLSLLISTVGLRVQTWADPQQFLESFDRQSIGALILDVRMPGISGLTLLDTLVEQGVDQPIILLTGHGTVDMCRRAFKAGAIEFLEKPVSDDVLLDTVQQAVRQHVHRRERLAADQWVRERYTSLSEREREVLALIVEGLTNKEIGRALALSPRTVETHRANLFAKLQVDNLAHLIRHYASLVSASP